GTTACTTTCACGCCGAGATTAATGGTGCTGGGGTAACTAGTGATGCAAAGAGCAGCAACAGCTGGACTGCAAAAATCGCCTCTGTTGTATTTCTGCCAAAGGGCATTGAGTTTCAACAAAACTTTAACTACCGATCACCAATTGTTACAAGCGGCACTGGTGGAAGAGGTTTTTCAGCAGGCGGGCAAGGTATTATGGCAAGAATGTGGTCGCTTGATCTAGGCCTAAAAAAGAATTTCCTTAAAAACAAGGCCACAATTACTGCTAGAGTTAGTGACGTATTTAAAACAACCACATTTAACTCTACTACTTACGGTGATAATTTTGAAACCAACTATGAACGTGGACGAAATAGCCGCATGTTCTTTATTGGGCTATCATATAAAATTAACGACTACAAGCGAAGTTCAAAGAAGCCAGACCAATCACCTGACGACAATTCGCTCGACGATTTTTAGCCTACAAAAGTTTCAAGGGATTGTAGAACAAATCTACAATCCCTAATATTTTCTATATTGTCGAAAATAGATCAGCAAATGGATTATTTCCTAGCATCGCTTGCAATTATACTCTCGCTAATTGGATTACTTGGATGTATTATGCCAGTAATACCAGGCCCGCCCATTAGCTTTATTGCCTTACTGCTTATGCAGGCCACGCGTTTCGGAGAGCATACGCAATTCACTATATTTTTTCTTGGTGCAGTAACCATTACCGTCACTGTAATGGATTACATAATTCCTGCGTGGACAACCAAAAAGTTTGGCGGGTCGAAAAGAGGGGCCATTGGCGCAACCCTTGGCCTAGTCGCAGGCATTCTCCTACTCCCTCCGATCGGGGTTGTTATTGGACCTTTTATTGGAG
This genomic stretch from Williamwhitmania sp. harbors:
- a CDS encoding DUF456 domain-containing protein produces the protein MDYFLASLAIILSLIGLLGCIMPVIPGPPISFIALLLMQATRFGEHTQFTIFFLGAVTITVTVMDYIIPAWTTKKFGGSKRGAIGATLGLVAGILLLPPIGVVIGPFIG